A portion of the Daphnia magna isolate NIES linkage group LG4, ASM2063170v1.1, whole genome shotgun sequence genome contains these proteins:
- the LOC116920920 gene encoding TBC1 domain family member 7, with the protein MATDERNFRSYYYEKMGFRGVEEKKSLEILLKDKPLDVIKLKQFCLRFPVPALHRNKVWKILLGVLSAYTDSHQWIWEQRQIQFSDLTHALDVMGNTTAATLPTEKLLLAWLLENRCLHFDYIMQLQRPDHLKKLAILDTCLKLFDREVDAYWLAKGFFHFSTKFIQGHVKFKELMKMKLEIEDSILYKHVIDLGAMETLPLEYWFGQCFAGYIAETSLVRIWDKLLGGSTQIIVFLAVALILHFRHTILACNNCEEINLCVSKVTKETSEIVVNEAIELWQEHGGPIGLMITDLPKQK; encoded by the exons atggcAACAGATGAGCGTAATTTTCGCTCCTATTACTATGAAAAAATGGGATTTCGTGGTGTGGAGGAAAAGAAATCGCTCGAGATCTTACTAAAAGATAAGCCTCTAGATGTGATCAAGTTAAAGCAATTCTGTTTGCGCTTTCCTGTACCTGCTCTACACCGCAATAAAGTCTGGAAAATCCTGCTAG GTGTCTTATCTGCATACACGGACAGTCATCAGTGGATCTGGGAGCAGAGACAGATACAATTCAGTGACCTCACCCATGCACTTGATGTGATGGGTAACACAACAGCAGCCACCTTACCCACAGAGAAATTACTCCTGGCCTGGCTGCTGGAAAACCGGTGCCTTCATTTTGACTATATTATGCAG CTCCAAAGACCAGATCATTTGAAAAAGCTTGCCATCCTTGATACCTGCCTCAAACTCTTTGATAGAGAGGTTGATGCCTATTGGTTGGCAAAAGGTTTCTTCCACTTCTCTACCAAATTCATTCAGGGACATGTAAAATTCAAAGAGTTAATGAAGATGAAATTGGAAATTGAAGATTCAATTTTGTACAA ACATGTTATTGATCTTGGAGCTATGGAAACCCTTCCATTGGAATATTGGTTTGGCCAGTGTTTTGCTGGATACATAGCTGAAACTTCTCTAGTCAG AATCTGGGATAAATTACTTGGTGGTTCAACACAAATCATAGTCTTTCTTGCTGTAGCTTTAATCTTACATTTTCGACATACCATTTTAGCTTGCAATAACTGCGAAGAAATAAATCTCTGCGTCAGTAAG GTGACAAAGGAAACGTCTGAAATCGTTGTAAATGAAGCAATTGAGTTATGGCAAGAGCACGGTGGACCGATTGGCTTAATGATTACCGATCTTCCCAAACAAAAGTGA